The region GTATTATACACCAGGGAGGCAAACCTCTTAAAAAGATAATATGAAAGTATTGTAAACAATAGGGTTTTAGAATTTTTGAAGATGGTATTATATCAATATGGAAAAGGAGGATAATATGTTAGAAAAATTAGAAACAGAATTATCAAATCCAAAAACTAAAAATATTGATAATCTTGAAATAATAGATATTCTTCGTTTAATCAATCAGGAAGATGCAATTATTCCAGTTGCTATTGCAGAAAATTTAAAGAAAATAGAAGAAGTAATTAAATTTTGCATAGAATCTTTAAATAATAATGGAAGAATTATATACTGTGGTGCTGGGACTAGTGGAAGAATTGCTGTGATCGATGCCGTTGAAACAGTTCCAACATTTGGTGTGGAAGAAGGTACTTTTTTACCTCTATTGGCAGGTGGGAAAAAAGCTTTTTTTAGATCTATTGAATCAGTTGAAGATAATATTGAAGATGGAATAAAGGATTTTCTTTCAATAAACCCGAAAAAAAACGATACAGTTATCGGAATTGCAGCAAGTGGGAGAACACCGTATGTAAAAGGAATTTTAGAAAAAGCCAGAAAAATTGGGTGTAAAACTGCACTTATATGTAATGTCAAAAATCCAGAAATAGATTTTGCTGATATCACTATTTCACTTAATACAGGACCCGAAGTTATTACAGGGAGTACCAGAATGAAAGCTGGAACATCACAAAAGA is a window of Marinitoga hydrogenitolerans DSM 16785 DNA encoding:
- the murQ gene encoding N-acetylmuramic acid 6-phosphate etherase — its product is MLEKLETELSNPKTKNIDNLEIIDILRLINQEDAIIPVAIAENLKKIEEVIKFCIESLNNNGRIIYCGAGTSGRIAVIDAVETVPTFGVEEGTFLPLLAGGKKAFFRSIESVEDNIEDGIKDFLSINPKKNDTVIGIAASGRTPYVKGILEKARKIGCKTALICNVKNPEIDFADITISLNTGPEVITGSTRMKAGTSQKIILNMISTTTMIKLGKTYGNYMVDVQILNEKLEKRAIKMISEITSVDFEESKKYLKNADHNVKLAILMILSEKPKEKCKKALEKTSFLYEALKILK